A DNA window from Terriglobales bacterium contains the following coding sequences:
- a CDS encoding GDP-L-fucose synthase — MTTTNSPALLNARIYVAGHRGLAGSAILRALQAAGAPNVITRTHAELDLTDGSAVRAFFVQTQPEYVFLSAAKVGGILANWKRPAEFIRQNLAIQTNVIHEAHCTKVKRLLFLGSSCIYPRDCPQPMKESCLLTGPLEFTNRPYAVAKIAGIEMCWSYNRQYGTRFIAGMPTNLYGPNDNYDLNYSHVLPALIRKFHDARQRNAREVTVWGSGGVHREFLHSDDMAQACVFLMMLPDELFDRIVHSESCAPLVNIGFGRDCTIAELVEMIRETVGFDGEIRYDASKPDGTPKKLLDITKIRELGWHPRIELQDGLRAVYQEYQGRSFREEMRCN, encoded by the coding sequence ATGACTACCACGAATAGTCCAGCACTGCTCAATGCACGGATCTACGTGGCAGGACACCGAGGTCTGGCCGGCTCCGCAATTTTGCGTGCGCTGCAAGCGGCCGGGGCCCCAAATGTAATTACTCGGACCCATGCTGAGCTCGACTTGACCGACGGATCAGCGGTCCGCGCCTTTTTTGTACAAACCCAACCAGAGTATGTGTTTCTCTCTGCGGCAAAGGTCGGCGGTATTTTGGCTAACTGGAAAAGGCCTGCCGAGTTCATCCGTCAAAATCTGGCGATTCAGACAAACGTAATTCATGAAGCCCATTGCACAAAAGTAAAGCGACTGCTCTTCCTTGGTTCCAGTTGCATCTATCCGCGTGATTGCCCCCAGCCAATGAAAGAGAGCTGTTTGCTTACGGGACCGCTGGAGTTTACGAATCGCCCTTACGCGGTTGCCAAAATCGCGGGTATTGAGATGTGTTGGTCGTACAACCGTCAATACGGCACGCGTTTCATTGCCGGCATGCCGACCAACCTCTATGGTCCGAACGACAATTATGACTTAAATTACTCCCACGTTCTTCCTGCGCTCATCCGTAAATTTCACGACGCCAGACAGCGAAATGCTAGAGAGGTTACAGTTTGGGGTAGTGGAGGCGTTCATCGTGAATTCTTGCACAGTGATGACATGGCTCAGGCTTGTGTGTTTCTGATGATGCTTCCTGACGAGTTATTTGATCGCATAGTGCATTCAGAGTCATGCGCGCCGTTAGTAAATATTGGCTTCGGGCGTGACTGCACCATAGCGGAATTGGTGGAGATGATTCGAGAGACAGTCGGGTTTGACGGAGAAATCAGATACGATGCCAGCAAGCCGGACGGCACACCCAAGAAGCTGCTGGACATCACCAAGATTAGAGAGCTCGGTTGGCATCCGAGAATCGAGCTCCAAGACGGCCTGAGGGCAGTCTATCAAGAATATCAGGGGCGCTCTTTCCGAGAAGAGATGCGGTGCAACTGA
- a CDS encoding nucleotide sugar dehydrogenase, giving the protein MKKTVCVCGLGFVGLTLSVTLAKMGFDVVGVEKNADTARSLQNGQPHFHEQGLEVALRTYLARGLSIHTHIPRRAIDIFVIAVSTPLNEDLQPTLTYLIEAVQSILPHLKAGALVILRSTVPVGTTRSIVLPLLASTGIDVRVAFCPERTIEGKALEELARLPQIIGGLDTDSVRDASELFRKVTPVVIEVSSLETAEMIKLIDNSFRDYMFAFSNDLAMACSALGVDASEAIRAANTGYSRNNIPVPGPVGGICLTKDPRILGWSAGQAGYQLRISSRPIHEAYLNFIVDRCEDAVNQIGKQLADCKVCISGLAFKGNPPTDDLRNSPSLDVLQKLRARMLPSARMYGHDFVVTDQSIRSLGLIPAQLEELDGIDLLVIATNHAQYSRSDMIKVVQGLNRPAVICDMWRVWDMNLIASLDGIMYLSDSVEVAPTSAMARMSGVSA; this is encoded by the coding sequence GTGAAAAAAACTGTATGTGTTTGCGGATTAGGATTTGTGGGTCTCACTCTTTCAGTCACTTTGGCGAAGATGGGATTCGACGTCGTAGGAGTAGAGAAGAATGCGGATACTGCTCGGAGCTTGCAAAATGGCCAGCCCCACTTTCACGAGCAAGGACTTGAGGTGGCACTCCGGACTTATCTAGCGCGAGGTTTGAGTATTCACACCCACATCCCTCGTCGTGCAATTGATATATTCGTCATAGCGGTCTCTACACCGCTCAACGAGGATCTTCAGCCCACGCTTACTTACCTGATCGAAGCTGTCCAGAGCATTCTTCCTCATCTCAAAGCCGGAGCTCTAGTCATCCTGAGGAGCACTGTTCCGGTGGGAACGACGCGAAGTATCGTGCTACCCCTCCTAGCTTCGACTGGAATCGATGTTCGAGTTGCCTTTTGCCCAGAGCGGACCATCGAAGGGAAGGCGCTCGAAGAGCTAGCTCGTTTACCACAGATCATCGGCGGTTTAGATACAGACAGTGTCCGTGACGCTAGTGAGCTGTTCCGAAAAGTGACTCCAGTTGTGATTGAAGTGTCCTCTCTGGAGACTGCTGAGATGATAAAGCTGATCGACAACTCGTTTCGCGATTACATGTTCGCTTTCAGCAATGACTTGGCGATGGCCTGTTCTGCCTTGGGCGTGGATGCAAGCGAAGCTATACGCGCTGCCAATACCGGCTATTCCAGAAACAACATACCGGTTCCCGGACCGGTTGGAGGGATCTGCCTGACGAAGGACCCTCGGATATTGGGATGGAGCGCTGGCCAAGCCGGCTACCAGCTGAGAATAAGCTCCCGCCCGATTCACGAAGCATATCTAAACTTCATCGTAGATAGATGTGAAGACGCAGTGAATCAAATCGGGAAACAGCTAGCAGACTGCAAAGTTTGTATTTCCGGTCTGGCATTCAAGGGAAACCCACCAACCGACGACTTGCGAAACTCGCCTTCACTCGATGTTTTGCAGAAATTACGAGCAAGAATGCTCCCTTCCGCGCGCATGTATGGTCACGACTTCGTCGTTACGGATCAGTCAATTCGCTCCCTGGGCCTCATTCCCGCTCAACTGGAAGAACTGGATGGGATCGACCTTCTGGTGATAGCGACCAATCATGCGCAGTATTCCCGATCAGACATGATCAAGGTTGTGCAGGGCCTCAACCGACCAGCCGTGATATGCGACATGTGGAGAGTGTGGGATATGAATTTGATCGCATCGCTAGACGGCATTATGTATCTCTCCGACTCGGTTGAGGTTGCTCCCACCTCAGCTATGGCCCGCATGTCTGGAGTTTCAGCATGA
- a CDS encoding class I SAM-dependent methyltransferase, whose amino-acid sequence MKTSGVMTTEEAVSEIRSDPQLADLVEQCYWDKDVFSAAKRFHRSAEWRAVLRLLEYRLNGGTVLDLGAGTGIASYAFAESGVRCVYALEPDPSSEIGNGAIAKLRHPVIKILSAFGECIPLPSRSVDVAYCRQVLHHAASLPAMVEEVRRVLKPNGLFVATREHVVWSKRERRRFLADHPIHQKAGGENAFTLREYRSAFENAGFSFRVLRPCDSIINAFGYFPVSDEDTLRSFPERRLRERFGFSFPVFEVAFRWRMNRLSPGMMYTFIGSC is encoded by the coding sequence ATGAAGACTTCCGGCGTGATGACCACTGAAGAGGCTGTTTCAGAGATTCGGTCTGATCCGCAACTAGCGGACTTAGTTGAGCAGTGCTACTGGGATAAAGACGTTTTTTCGGCTGCGAAACGGTTTCATAGATCGGCTGAGTGGCGTGCCGTTCTTCGCCTTCTCGAATACCGCCTCAACGGCGGAACCGTCCTTGACCTCGGAGCTGGAACCGGAATTGCCAGCTATGCCTTTGCTGAGTCAGGTGTGCGTTGCGTTTATGCTCTCGAACCTGACCCGAGTTCTGAAATCGGGAATGGCGCAATTGCTAAACTGCGACATCCCGTTATCAAAATTCTCTCTGCATTCGGAGAGTGCATTCCCCTACCTTCCAGATCGGTTGATGTCGCCTACTGCCGTCAGGTCTTGCATCATGCGGCTTCTCTACCAGCGATGGTGGAGGAAGTCCGGCGGGTCCTTAAGCCGAACGGACTGTTTGTCGCCACCCGTGAGCATGTCGTCTGGAGCAAACGGGAGAGGCGGCGTTTTCTAGCAGATCATCCCATCCATCAAAAGGCAGGCGGGGAAAACGCCTTCACGCTGCGTGAATATCGCTCAGCCTTCGAAAACGCTGGATTCTCCTTCCGGGTGCTGCGTCCGTGTGATTCCATCATCAATGCTTTTGGATATTTCCCGGTTTCTGATGAGGATACGCTACGGTCATTTCCAGAGCGGCGACTGCGCGAGAGGTTTGGTTTTTCCTTTCCCGTCTTCGAAGTTGCTTTTCGCTGGCGCATGAACCGACTGTCGCCAGGAATGATGTACACATTCATTGGTTCCTGTTAG
- the gmd gene encoding GDP-mannose 4,6-dehydratase, whose protein sequence is MKQKRALITGITGQDGAYLSEFLLKKGYEVHGVKRRTSLFNTDRIDHLYEDPHVSDRRFVLHHGDLTDSCSLIHIMQKVQPDEVYNLGAQSHVAVSFEQPEYTANVDAIGALRVLDAIRILGMEKKTRFYQASSSELYGLVRETPQTEKTPFYPRSPYAVAKLYAYWITVNYRESYGMYACNGILFNHESPVRGETFVTRKITRALARIKLGLQDCLYLGNLNSLRDWGHAKDFVEMQWLMLQQDEAEDFVIATGEQHSVREFVEIAAAEVGINVDWTGSGIHEKGLDGAGRVIVAVDPRYFRPAEVEALLGDASKAHQKLGWKPRTSFRQLVREMMQEDLISAERDDLVKRNGYKAYDYHE, encoded by the coding sequence GTGAAGCAGAAGAGAGCACTTATCACAGGCATCACTGGCCAGGATGGCGCATATCTGTCGGAGTTCCTCTTAAAAAAGGGCTACGAGGTGCATGGCGTAAAGCGCCGTACGTCGCTGTTCAACACCGATAGAATCGATCACCTATACGAAGACCCGCATGTAAGTGATCGTAGGTTTGTTCTCCATCATGGCGACTTAACGGATTCCTGCAGTCTGATACACATCATGCAGAAGGTGCAGCCCGACGAGGTGTATAACCTTGGCGCGCAGAGCCATGTCGCGGTCTCCTTCGAGCAGCCCGAGTACACTGCCAATGTTGACGCAATCGGAGCACTCCGAGTACTCGACGCCATTCGCATCCTCGGCATGGAGAAGAAAACCCGTTTTTACCAGGCTTCCAGTTCCGAGCTGTACGGGCTGGTCCGGGAAACTCCTCAAACGGAGAAGACGCCCTTCTATCCGCGCTCACCGTATGCGGTTGCCAAGCTCTACGCTTACTGGATTACCGTCAACTACCGCGAGTCTTACGGGATGTATGCCTGCAACGGAATCCTCTTCAATCATGAATCACCCGTTCGAGGCGAAACTTTTGTGACGAGAAAAATCACGCGTGCCCTCGCACGGATAAAGCTTGGACTTCAGGACTGCCTCTATCTCGGTAACCTGAATTCTCTTCGAGACTGGGGCCACGCCAAAGACTTTGTCGAGATGCAGTGGTTGATGCTGCAGCAGGATGAAGCCGAAGACTTCGTAATTGCCACAGGTGAACAGCATAGCGTTCGTGAATTCGTCGAGATCGCTGCAGCCGAGGTAGGCATCAACGTCGATTGGACCGGCAGCGGTATCCACGAGAAAGGTCTAGACGGTGCCGGCAGGGTGATCGTCGCAGTCGATCCGCGATATTTCCGGCCTGCCGAAGTCGAGGCATTATTGGGCGATGCGTCCAAGGCCCATCAGAAGCTCGGGTGGAAGCCGCGTACGAGTTTCAGGCAGTTAGTTCGCGAGATGATGCAAGAAGACCTTATCTCCGCGGAGCGTGACGATCTCGTGAAGCGAAACGGCTACAAGGCCTATGACTACCACGAATAG
- a CDS encoding oligosaccharide flippase family protein, protein MGLLTVNRLAAAFRIRQFDLECADARADERHRRATLTGLTAAIARIVAVATSLITVPITLSYLGAERFGLWMAISSVLAIMNFADLGIGNGVMNAVADAHGKNDIQGIQVAITSGMAVLVGIAALLLAALAVTYWQVDWASLFNVRSPIARIEAGPALLVAAVFFVLNIPAGLVQRAQMGLQEGFRSYVWQLAGSLTGLSGVLLAVHWHGGLPWLLFALAGSPAIVAIMNGFVFFGWMRRDLLPSLTSVSRSGISKVGRLGVLFFVLQLVVALAFSSDNFIVARVLGPEAATQYAIPQRMFMLVSVMLAMLMAPLWPAYAEAISRGDTHWVQKTLVRSLKLVTLVASAAVLVLVCFGKQIIHLWVGKKVSVSLLLLSGLAVWTLFDVAGNAVGMFLNGASVIRYQVIVSLIFSTLCLSAKIYAARHFGIASLPWATASTYCLAVAAPYAILLPRLLRRVHEERASSVGV, encoded by the coding sequence ATGGGCCTATTAACAGTGAACAGATTGGCCGCAGCCTTTCGGATTCGACAGTTTGATCTCGAATGCGCCGATGCGCGTGCAGACGAGCGGCACCGTCGCGCAACTTTAACGGGATTAACAGCCGCGATTGCCCGAATCGTCGCAGTCGCTACATCCCTAATCACGGTTCCAATTACTCTCTCTTACCTTGGGGCAGAGCGCTTTGGCCTCTGGATGGCAATCAGCTCCGTTTTAGCAATCATGAATTTTGCTGATCTCGGGATCGGCAATGGTGTCATGAACGCTGTCGCGGACGCCCACGGCAAGAATGATATCCAAGGTATACAGGTAGCGATTACTAGCGGTATGGCTGTGCTCGTTGGCATCGCAGCTTTACTTTTGGCCGCGCTTGCTGTGACATACTGGCAGGTCGATTGGGCTTCCCTATTCAATGTCCGTTCCCCGATAGCCAGGATTGAGGCCGGCCCAGCGTTACTTGTGGCTGCCGTCTTCTTTGTCTTGAACATTCCTGCGGGATTGGTGCAACGCGCGCAAATGGGCCTGCAGGAGGGGTTTCGCAGCTATGTATGGCAGTTGGCTGGTAGCTTGACCGGATTAAGCGGTGTTCTTCTAGCGGTCCACTGGCATGGTGGTCTCCCATGGCTGCTGTTTGCGCTTGCTGGGTCCCCCGCGATTGTCGCAATCATGAACGGCTTCGTCTTCTTCGGTTGGATGAGACGCGACTTGCTGCCTTCGCTGACCTCGGTCTCGCGCAGCGGAATTTCGAAGGTTGGCCGTCTCGGAGTTTTGTTTTTTGTATTGCAACTTGTCGTTGCCCTGGCATTCTCTTCAGACAACTTCATTGTTGCGCGAGTCTTGGGGCCAGAGGCCGCGACTCAGTACGCTATTCCGCAACGCATGTTCATGCTAGTTTCCGTCATGCTTGCAATGCTGATGGCGCCTCTCTGGCCAGCCTACGCCGAGGCGATCTCACGTGGTGATACGCATTGGGTGCAGAAAACGTTGGTACGTTCTCTGAAGTTGGTGACGCTGGTGGCAAGTGCAGCGGTTTTGGTCCTGGTTTGCTTCGGCAAGCAGATCATCCATCTGTGGGTGGGTAAAAAGGTCAGCGTTAGCCTCTTGTTGCTCTCCGGATTGGCGGTATGGACTCTCTTCGATGTTGCCGGGAATGCAGTAGGAATGTTTCTAAACGGCGCGAGCGTGATCCGATACCAAGTGATCGTCTCTCTCATATTCAGTACCCTTTGTCTCAGCGCCAAGATTTACGCAGCCCGTCATTTCGGTATCGCTTCGCTTCCTTGGGCAACCGCAAGTACATACTGCTTGGCAGTCGCCGCCCCCTATGCAATTCTACTACCCCGACTACTTCGCCGCGTACACGAAGAACGCGCTTCTTCGGTTGGCGTATAG